tttctttaagataTCCCCTTTCatcatcaaataaaattttaaaatatacccCTTCTTACTTTGATAAATAACAGTTgtgattcaaaaattttaattaggaTTCAAAtcacaaagatttaaaataaaatgtgggTAAAAGCCTTATAGAACTTAATATATTAAGATACttgttttctatttgttacatggttaataatacatatattcacTTCATATGGCTATTTGTCAAGTGCGAAGGAATTTATGAAGCCGTATGCAAGTATAAGTGGTACAAGCTGGATTCAAAAAAAGCAAAGAacttaatgttaataatgatTCGGACCAACAAATCATTGTGCCTTACTGCAGGAAAACTATTTCCTCTAACGATGTCTACATTTTGTAACGTAAGCTAGTTAATAACATAGCCATAAAGCCAGTTACTTTtctctgtaatattttacgattCTTCATATAAATCacactataaaattttttaatatattacacaaaacgtagttataaaatatctcatgatctaacaattataaatttataaaatagtttcTACAATAAATGAAagtatttaaagtataatctgtaaaaataaattaaatatcctTTTATGCAAGTGAAATGTACAAAATAGTATCCAAAACCCAAAAAATAATAGCAATTTTTAGagattagtaaaaaatattatatttaaattagtcTAGAAATCAAGATAatcaattattacattttattagaaataataatatataaaaaaatatataaaatattattatgttattgataatatcaaattaattttaagctttacaaaatacaatttatataaatattacatttttttagatgtTAAAGACATCGGGCGGTTATATATCAGTTTTGCTGGCACatcaagaataaaaacaaaaatctacaaaatttaaaaataaaaatttgtctttaaGACTGTtatcaagaaataataattatatttatatcatattatatttatgtaattatgattttagtcTAAATgtgataaagttttttttttttataagatatgcATGCTTTActtatcaaaaatttgttaaatacaCGTATTACAATGTTACtacattaatttgatttaaatcaTTTCTATCCATATTATGTATGGAATAACATACAACTAATGCaattaaatctattatttataattcaattacattatcgatttataacaaatcaacgcacaataaatgtaattagctctgaaaatatttatatgtttgattattaatatttaattattattattattattattatgtgtgtgtgggaagtatcttttaaaatttatttaataaaagtattttacaattctatgtattattttaagaaataaacaataatctatataaaatatttcattaattcaaattaagaaaatttagtttaaaatacttaaattttataacacataGGCCTTTCTTATTCTGTTCACTTATATTCTCTTCTGATTTTATGAAATCTTATCAAAGTATgatcaatcaatttttattttttaaatacttaaataattaaatattaaaatatttaattttttaattattattattatatatataataactttaattttataaaaattaaaaatattttatttgtttataaaaaccccttataataatacatgattgctcataaattaaataaagatacaaaGAATCTCAATATCAATCTTAATTCAACACATAATAGCGATTTTCTTGGTAATCTTACGTGACGTCATTATAAAtggaatatattaatgtttattcacAGCTGTGTACATATttcaatatgtatataagttgTACCATACGCATTAGCCAATATTGCACTTTATCAAGTTTGTCAGGAACGGTAAAAGTACATCTACACAATGAAGCAGCTAGCATGTATTTTGATCGCACTAGCGATCGTAGGTAagttagataaaaataaataatcaagaaCTAATGATACTTTGTgtgacaatttatataaaacttgttaaatatataagtaaactttcttttttttttattgatatatctgtaaaaatatgatacataattttcttaattatttttatattgcatatataaaaactatacatatattggattaattacattattatatattgcatattaaattaatgctataTCTCTAATCTTATAACTTATTAACTACTATATTcctactattttattattgatattatatttagtgtaattaataattttattctattggataaatttgtgcaaaaacaaacaaattttaccatattttttcttatgtcACAAAAAGTATACaagattacaaataaattttagaatataaaattaacaaaaattttataagcaaataatacgtaataaataattcagattatatgtataaaatatattagaatataatataatgaaaagaaCAACTTTGTTGAAacactataatatataatgaaaagaACAACTTTATTGAGACCTacctaaaaataattctatcagaccgtttaaaaaattgtattaaattggaaaaattattaagctAGTTTAACTTGGTTATtacaatgtacaaaatttttgcaacaatattgttatttttgggtatcttacatatttattttacatttaacttaaaattattttttttatttgtgtatttaacattttcagaTACTatagtaaaattgttttttccatGATAACAGTATactcttaattaattatgctttttgtgtaataataatggtaacaatattttatattctatagttttcacaattttatatttcaaaagtcatcattctaatatatattaaaaagtttcgaGAGAATTATTACCGCATtgtatatcatttaaaaacttttaacatgCAGGTGTTTATGGAGATGAACCAGACAAGTTAGTAAATGGAATACCCACCACTATAAGTACATATCCGCATTGTATCTCCATGAGAGCCAACAACAATCACATGTGCGGCGGTAGCATAATCGGTTCACGATATATCCTAACTGCCGCACATTGCGTAGTACCTCTAGTTCGGAATCCCAATCTATTGCGATCTGTGGTCATTGTTACTGGCACGACCTACCTCAATTCAGGTGGACAAGCTCATAAGATAGAAAAACTCTGGTATCACGAACGTTATAATCCCAATGATCCTACGGGTAGAGGCTCTAATGACATCGGTTTGATAAAGGTACAAATTTGAAATAGACTaacacataaattataatataacattatattagcCTATGTCATATTTGTACGTTTatgttttttgatatattaatgatataaataatgatacacaaatgtcaaataatgtaacgtattttggtcatttttacagtaaaatacattagtataaaatatttttagctgGCTACGCCCATTCAGTTTGGTCCAACACAACAACCAATCGCGCTTCCAACACGTAATATAATGAAAGATGATGCTGTTACAATTGCTGCCTGGGGTTCTACAGGCTTCAGAAAACCCGTTCATAACaacttacaaaaattacaCGCAAGAGCTATGCTTCCGCAAACATGCCAAGAATATCATCGTGGCGTCATGAACATTGCCTCGAGCGAGTTTTGTACTCTTATTACCTACGGAACTGGGTTGTGCAACGtaagcaatattatattttatttaaatacatatatttaattttattattatttattgttacaaattttttatatgtaattttttctgtttggacctataatacattttattattcttgtttAATCACTTTGTACTAATCATCATTTACGctacaatattacattttttatctcattgtaaataatattttagatcacataatttatgtttataatagcatttattttgaatatctcatttatttcattcgtgtctcttttatcatattaattattaaaagtaataacaaaaaagtactgTTCTTTTGTcttaaataatactaattttaaatttaataatatgaaagaTATTATCAATCCTTaggtcaatttttaattctattttgcaAGAccgtgttaaattttaatatactaatacgtttttgtaattaatttaatgatattttagaaTTGTATCTTAggaatttatatgaaaaaaatgcttttttcaacagtttcaagtaaaatttcttgttttaaataagtaattttctttaataattttcattaagcATTTTAAGTAATTCATAGAAAtaacttcttaattaataacaacattATCTTCAAAGAATActtatattttctgcaataaagttttgaaataaatatttcgtacagaaaataattttattttgaaataataaaaatttcgtatctttaaaatattaattcttaaacaataataatattttttaaataataatacaattactgcaataaaaaattaatctacttctaactaataaatacatttttcagatAATTTACTGTATGTATTTACATTAACAGCTGCATTAAGTAAATACTTTGATTTTAATAgtatattttggaaaataaagagctttaaaagagaaaatatatactttagaagtaatatattaaattaaaaaacaaagtgtTCAgctacttaaaattttaaatagttatttatttgctgtaactatataaaattatgtagaataaaatgcacataaaaaaattaacaaattacagATTGTTgttgtaaaaacataaattaaaaaaaataagttaaaaatatgaatattaaaaaatattttgaaaaatataaattgtaaaaataatctctGTTTATATACCATAGTAAATATCACACTATAATAccattgtataatataataataaataatctttatttgcaGGGTGACAGCGGTAGCGGACTGATTCGAGACAATGACAGAACTATAATTGGTCTAGTTTCTGGTGGAAGACCATGCGCCCAAGGTTATCCAGATGTATACACCAATGTCTACTCTCATCTCTCTTGgatcaaacaaaaaatgttatactaatattctttatatattacatatttctaatacttaataaattttattgagcaaatacatgtatacatgtgctgagaaaaatttattaaaataaaaaaatgtacttaattaaaaaaaagatttatttgcatattctcattacaaaatattcattctaaaaaaatatataatttttattttaaaaaatgtttttaaaaaatatttgctcaataaaaaaatttattaattaacatagaATAAAGAAGCAATGTAAATCAATCCAGATATTTGTGCTGATTATTtgtgtatgatttattaattatctttacaAACGTTTCAACTTCAATATTTGTCAATTATTTACGTGAAGTTTAGCTCCAAGTGAcccataaatataaaataagacacTTAACTTTTGCGCctagttatatattatttatcagcATATGTTTcagacttttattttcttcattgTTTAGGGATCATATTCACTTACCTTTATCGATGAGAAGAAATCAACcaaataaaactgtaattttgTTCTGAGCATTTCATGCCATACAAAGGCTGAACAATGTCTGTAAAACTATATAAGGTTACAAGTCCCACATTACAAATTTATCTGTATAAATATTCACATTTTCTTACGCAAAAAAGTAacacacatatttttaacCACAAAGATAATTGatgattaaaaacataaaaatcgaATAGCTGTTTCGCTGACATTCAAGTGCGACAACGCAAAGCATCCGTCACTATCGCGTTACCATAAGATACTGTCATAGTCAATATCGCGCGCATGGGCAGTCGGAGGTGTCGGAAGGTTCTCGTGATGGCACACCCCCGTATGCAGAATGCGCATGTTTCACGCTACTTGGTCAAAAGGGAGGGATGATATAAGAggaaagtattaaatatcaagGGAAAAATATGCTACAACTATCGATAGTTACAAAATACATtcgaaataaactttataaactGAGGATATATATGGAGAGATAACAGGGACGCATCCAatgatttctaaaaatataaaagaactGGAAGATCTGAAAGACTACGTTAAAGATAAGcttacaataaaatcaatttcaaaaagcttaaaaaagtaattaacaattttaaacatacagtaataaaagagaataattCTGTCacttattgattaaatttatatttattaatctatttgttgcaataataaatcaatttacgTCGTATAACATTTATCGATGCGGCCCTACTGTCTATTGTAGCATGTTAGATGTTTTagtctatttttttactttactgAAGCTATAGCATCTGAAAATTAAAGTTGTCACAATAATGTTAATCGACGTTTGTAACATTGATGGTTCTTT
This sequence is a window from Monomorium pharaonis isolate MP-MQ-018 chromosome 3, ASM1337386v2, whole genome shotgun sequence. Protein-coding genes within it:
- the LOC105838159 gene encoding chymotrypsin-2; its protein translation is MKQLACILIALAIVGVYGDEPDKLVNGIPTTISTYPHCISMRANNNHMCGGSIIGSRYILTAAHCVVPLVRNPNLLRSVVIVTGTTYLNSGGQAHKIEKLWYHERYNPNDPTGRGSNDIGLIKLATPIQFGPTQQPIALPTRNIMKDDAVTIAAWGSTGFRKPVHNNLQKLHARAMLPQTCQEYHRGVMNIASSEFCTLITYGTGLCNGDSGSGLIRDNDRTIIGLVSGGRPCAQGYPDVYTNVYSHLSWIKQKMLY